Within the Oncorhynchus kisutch isolate 150728-3 unplaced genomic scaffold, Okis_V2 scaffold1164, whole genome shotgun sequence genome, the region CCTGTAACTTAGTGCCCTGGCCTGTAACTTAGTGCCCTGGCCTGTAACTTAGTGCCCTGGCCTGTAACTTAGTGCCCTGGCCTGTAACTTTAGTGCCCTGGCCTGTAACTACCCTGGGATAGAATGAGAAAGTACATGGTGTTGGATGAGCAGTGAGACCTGTGATTCTGCCTCTCTGTTCCAGGCAGCTGAATGCACAGGGATTAAGATTTTCCACTCAAACTCATCAATCTACTTTGCAAACAGTGACCTTTATTTGAACGCCCTCAAAGAGAAGGTAATCTCAGctgccgtgtgtgtgtttctgtgtgtggaataTGCAGAGTTGCATACGTTTTCATTATTGTCGACTATGTTACGGGTCAAGCACTTTAGGCCTAGCAAActagtccatctctcctgtaGACTGTAGCTACACTACAGTTCAGTGGGGGATCCTTGCATTGAAAAAAAACAGCTTGGCCATCGTGTCTCGTCATATTTAAACATGTGTACAGACAGGAGTAGACCCAGTACATCTCCAGGCTATACGGAAAGCCCGAAAAGAAAACTGAAGAAGGAGAGCGCAGAGAGGGAGAGCCAAAACCACAAGTCACCACAAAAAATGAGTGCTGTCGTCAAACTGGTGAGCCCATTCAATATGGTATTTTCTGCTCCGTCACTCACAATATCACTATTTTGGTTTACTTCCCCTGCTTCTTGTTAAACACGCCACATATTGACACTGTAACCAGAACACCAGACAGACGGCAGAATTGAAGGCCTTCACGTAGTCATTTTCTAAGAGGCTTTGCTGTTAGCCTTGTTGTGGTTGGTTTGAAGCCAAAAGAGGTGTGATTGCCTGGTACAATTTTGGTCTTGTGTGATTGGCAGACACGATATTGGTTTCCTTCATTCTCCTATATGATTGGCTGATACAATTTCGGTCGTCTGTGATTGGGCCAGGATTTGGAGCTGGGCGTCACTCACGAAGTGGTGGCAGGGGGCGGCTCCCAGAACCACTTGGAGGTGCAGGGGAATGGGCAGGTGGCCGAGACCCACACAGAGTCAGACTCTGAGGAGACCCGTTTCCTAGAGCCCCTCTGTCCTGTCCACACCCTCATTCTGGAACTGGACCCCCGTCAACTTCATAGATTCTGTGGGAGCCAAAGCAATCAAGTTGGTAAGGGACCTTATCTCGACTCGCAGAGCACTGGGGTCTGTTCAGAAGTGTAACATTACAGAACAGATATGCCTTTCTGTCATGCAGAATTAGGCGTAATGTCAGCTTGTTCATGACATTTCTATCATAATGTTGGGCTGAACAGGACTCTGGTGTTTACTTCTGATCGCCTCTTAAGTTTCCAACTTCATCATTTCATGGTGTTCTCATGAGTTTTCCTCTCTGCAGGTGATCAAGGAGTATGCCgctgtggatgtgtgtgtcttCATCGCTGGCTGCAGCAGTGAGTTATAACATACTGATCTAGATTACTATTAAAAACCTGAGGGTAACTGAACTAGAGGTTGTTTAAGACACTAGCCGTAGCAACCGATAACACTAGTCAGTTAGATATAGGCCTACCTACCAAACTGTGTGTTGTTTCCTAACAGGAACTCTGCTGGCTGAAACTCCGCACCCCTGCAGTTTTTCACCGGGGTCGTGGCCCCAGAAATGGTCTTCCCCACCGTCCATGACGCCGTATTGCACTGTCGGCGCCGGACTGCCCCGCCCACCATCACTGCCATCAATGACATTGTCTGACGGGGGACATCAAGGGGGAGGGGACACAGGGCCACATGCACCCAAGGCTGCTCTAAAGCCATGTTCTCATTagcagtttgaagtgactcaaatcctttattatatatagatatataaatcATTCAAATCTGTTCCttttttcctgcagtctgaacaggAAATGGATTAGGATACTTCTagccacatttcaaaccaccttcGTAGGTGGTTTGAAGTCAGgtacaaatctgattcctggctaTCTGACGTGTTTGAACGgtaaaatctgatttatttgccctcaaggtgtttttagaCTTATTTGGCATCTCTTGatgcttgctagctactctgacAAGAacgtggtagctaactagcttgttaattgtttaaaattattttgaacattcaaagcaactgggaaacgtccatggcaggAGTCGTCACCTTAGCCtgctacataacttctgagtgCTAGGAAGCACAAACACCtacaccactgcacacacacctGTTGTTACTATGATAACTAgcatagccatgtcagcaaatgactgaTGTCTGAACACAAACTAATCTGATTTGGTAACTTGatgtttggacagtcagtattccaaaatgaatttaaaaaactgatttgagcattaaggcctgcagtgtgaacaaggcttagGTGACCCGGGGGAGTTCGGGCTGGAGACCTCCAACCAGCAGCACCGGAGACAGTCTGAACGCCCATCTCCAAGTGCAACTTCTTGTTTTAAGCAGAgataaatatatttaataaagATGGGTTTTGTTTTATTGCTAACATTCCTACGGGCTGCAGCGTGCAGGACTCTTGGCGTTTTATGCTAAGAGCAAGTCATTTATCAATTTACTGCGTCTTTGAAATGGTTTCAAGCACTTGTGTTCTTCACAGCATTGTCTCAAAGTAGAAGAGAAATAGCAACACTCAGGTTTTAGGTCACATGTTGAGTGCCGAGGGTCTTTTCAGAGCATCCCCATTAGTGGTTACATTTGAGATCCAGGAGAGCAACACTGAATAGGCCCACCACTGTAGCTCTGACATGTTGAATAGATGGTACTTTTACCATGTTTTTCTCAAAGATTGGCCTCTTGTTACCCCTTTCCTGCTGAATATCTAAGAAATGCATCATTAGTTTGTCATTGTACAATTAGTGTGCAAATCTACAATCTAATCAGGTAGGCCACTTCACAGCTGTTACTCGTACTATTCTTTTCAAATAATCTGCTGTTTTGTCAAGTGTCTTTCAATCAGTGATATGCAGCTGAACACTGCGTTTGGTCCGATTCAAGTCACTCATCTAGTGCTGTATGTTGTGTTGGTACAAAGCTATGAATTTGTACATTTGAAGTTATCAATATTTTTGTGGTAATATATGGATGGtttaaatgtactgtacatatcttACGGCTTGACTTTTACATCAATAAACAATGCAGTTTTATAGTACAGGTCAATGTGTGATTGAATGAAAACTAGAAAATGTCCAAACTGGAATAAACTTTATTTGTGTAGGTAATGTTTAATGACAGAAAATGAGCATTGactctcctccccagcctcttGGGAAACAACCCCAGATGCAGACAGCGCTGTTTAGTTGTAGGTCATGTATCTTGGGGTGGCGCTGAACTTGGCGTAGGACTTGATGACCTTGTTGACCGCCTCCAGGAAGTCCTTCTCAGTGGCGATCTTCCGGCGGGCGCGGATGGCGAACATACCCGCCTCCGTGCACACGCTGCGAATCTCAGCACCTAATAGGACAAAACAAACGGTGTGATTGTTTCAGATTGACTACCTTGCATCCCAAATATGTCTTAACAGGGTGTGGGCTACATGGTTGGAGCCAGTCATTGGGCTGCAGTAGAGTGCAGGGTAGAGAATTCCAACGCAGCCTTTATACATGTCAGTTACTAAAAATAGTGGTGCCCCCTTGTGTCGCATCACCGGAACAACAGTGTTGGGTCATCTTACCTGTGCTGTTGGGACAGAGACGAGCCAGCAGCTCGAAGCGGATGTCTCTCTCCACGCTCATGGAGCGGGCATGGATCTTGAAGATGTGAGTACGACCCTGAAACAACACCTCATTCTTTACCACACGGCCAGGCCACTCTACATTCATATCTTCACTATTCATACAGTAGGAATAATTGTTGGCAGCTAACTTCATTCGCTACTCATTCATCTTCATGCATTTTTTATTACCACCTATGTAAGCTATTCCTCTGCATATTCACCAAGTCAGGAGGAGTCCGgctacgttccaaatggcactctgttccctaatatagtgcactacttttgaccagccaaATTGCAACCtgttccctaatatagtgcactacttttgaccagccaaATTGCAACCtgttccctaatatagtgcactacttttgaccagccaaATTGCAACCtgttccctaatatagtgcactacttttgaccagccaaATTGCAACCtgttccctaatatagtgcactacttttgaccagccaaATTGCAACAtgttccctaatatagtgcactacttttgaccagccaaATTGCAACCtgttccctaatatagtgcactacttttgaccagccaaATTGCAACCtgttccctaatatagtgcactacttttgaccagccaaATTGCAACCtgttccctaatatagtgcactactttagaccagccatattgcaccctgttccctaatatagtgcactactttagaccaggatccaaagggaatagggtgccattagggactgGAGTCAGAGTTACTCTCGTTCTAATCAGACATGGTATTAACCTCCAGGTCTGGCAGGCTGAATTCAATCTTCCTGTCCAGTCGCCCGGGCCTCATGAGGGCCGGGTCCAGGGTGTCGGGCCGGTTGGTGGCCATCAGGACCTTGATGTTCCCCCTGGGGTCGAAGCCATCCAGCTGGTTGATGAGCTCCAGCATGGTCCTCTGGACCTCATTGTCCCCACCGGCACCGTCATCAAAACGGGCCCCTACAAGACAAGACACAACCCACATGGAAGTAGAGGCACAACCACAGACAGGGCTACTATTTCTGGTGACAAGATGAGCACCCTGTGCACGTCAAGCTGCCTCCTGCCCTATGGGTTGTTCTGGCTCGGACAAGGCTACTTACTACCACTTCTTGTGAAATGCATAAATGTGTTATTTTGTAGAGTTGTCTTGCATTTAAATCAGTACACAAGTTTAAATTTTTTAAGTGCTGACCTCCAATAGCGTCAATTTCGTCGAAGAAGATGAGACATGCCTTCTTGGTTCTGGCCATCTCAAAAAGCTCCCGCACCATTCTGGCACCCTGAGGAAGAGAAACAAGTACAGAGAACAAGGTAAGCTTACACCGATTCAGGACCACATTCATGAGTTAATTCTCCATCATCCTGAGTTCTCAAATCTATTCAAATACAACTTGATTGTGACTAGCTCTGGGTTGAAAACAATATTGATTGTGACTAACTTGATTTTGTGACTAGCTCTGGGTTGAAGTTTACCCTatatacagatctaggatcagcttcccatcCTCCGACCCTAACCATTATTGGGGGAAAttctaaactgacccaagatcagtgtctaggggcaacttcaccctccACCATTGACTCACCTCTCCCACGTATTTCTGGACCAGCTCTGAGCCGATGACCCTGATGAAGCAGGCATCGGTGCGGTTGGCCACGGCTCTGGCACACAGGGTTTTACCTGTACCAGGTGGGCCGAACAGCAGAACCCCCTTCGGGGGCTCAATACCCAGGTTGACAAACCTCTCGGGCTGAAAGCAGAACAGACAACGAGAGGAGAAATAAGCAGAGGTACGAAGGATCCAATATGTTTTAAGTGTACAAGATGTCTAATAACCCTACCACAAATGCAGGAAATCTGAGGGCACTCACCCAGGTCTTTATTGCCTTATTGATACCTTCTCATTTAAATGTCACGAATGTATAGTTTATACATATTTTGTGATATTCGGTAGAATGATTATAAATGACAAATTGAGACACTTACATGGAGCAGTGGGGTCTCCACCACCTCCCTGAGCTTCTCAATCTGCTCTTTACATCCACCCACGTCACTGTAGGTCACATCAGGCTTCTCCTCCACctagtagacagagacagggagagacattgCTGTTAGTTCAGGTAGCTACAATACTTTGACAAGCATCCTTATTTCAGGCCATGGCTGTAAACATTAAGCACCAAGCAGGGAGGCACTACTtgaggtgtattcactaggaaccaaactgaACCAAagggggagggacctacctgaatttgtccaatagaaactctgtTTCAAGGAATTTCCCATTTGCAGTAAACAGTTTGATGTTGGCCTTCATTGCACTGATCTGAAAGCGCTGACCGGGTGAAAGCCAACCTAAGGATGAGCTTCCACCATATTGTTTTCACCCGTCAAGTACTTTCCCAATCGTTGCAGATGAAGGTGAGGAAACAGATCTTGAATTGAGATCAAGCGGTTGTGTCACGTCTTACCTGCATCATAGTGACTGTGGGGTCAATCTTGGGAGGCAGAGGAATGTGGATCTGGTACTTGTTTCTGTCCACACTAAAAGATAAAACACAAGATACTTAAGTATCTAACAATAATACCTTACCTATGCAATATTGGACATTGGCACACGTGATTCCTATTGAAGTAAGATATCACCCTTCATCCTTACCCGACTCTCATACCCTCCTCTATGTCAGTGGGGGCCACCTGGTCACTCAGGTCCACCACAAACTTGGCAAACTGCTTCACATTGATGATGTACTTTGGATCTTCAGAGTCAGCGTTGATGATCTTTGTGCATCTGCCACAACAAAATACAACAAGCATGTGGGTGTTTAGCTCAAACTagaaaacaaaacctaataaaaaAAGATCCATAGTTTTTTAATACAGTTAAGTCTATTACATGATGCTGGTGAGATACAGTAAATTGAGAAGTGTGCCATACCTTGCCACCTGCAGTGGCTGCTCACTTTGCAGAGTCTGTTTGTCTGCAGCCAGATCCCAAAGTgcagggggagccaggccagTGTCCGATTCCTTAATGCCTGCATTGTTAGATAGCTGAGGTTAGTGCACATACACTACCTGTCAGACGTGAAAGCAACAAATCACAGATGTTCTGCTATCACTAAGGAAAAGAAAGACACATTCTAAATGTTTTTCAAGCATTGTGGGAGggttgattttattttatttcaccttttatttaaccaggcaggctagtcgagaacaacttctcatttacaactgtgacctgaacTCAATCCCTATTCAATATACACTACCAATGTTAAATGAGTGATAATGCACATGGATGTTACGGATAATCACATTGCTGCCTACCGGTTAGTTCATTGATCTTCTTGAGCAGGTTTTGGATGTCATCTTCCACTTGCTTAATCTGTCTGGAGTAAGTGCTCTGGCCCTGTTCACAACCAGCAATACAAAGATGTCAGTCACAAAGAATTGCATGTTTTCCAGTGAATGTAGGCtatgtagttgttgtagcagatAATGACATTTCAAATCAGTGATAATCAACCTTTAATCAATAGCTATTAACTGGAAAATGAATTGGCCTGTCCTACACCATTAGACAACATCACAGGGGTCATTATGATTATAGTTAGGTCTACAAGATGTAAAATAGTAATCAATTAATGTACAGGTATAAACTGGCTCATACTTACATAAGTTTTCAATAAGGCAATGTCTCCTTCATCCAAAGCTGGAGGGCAAAAATTTACATAACATTCACGAAGAACCAATTCGTAGCTATTAAATATGCAAATATTATTACTATAATAGCTTGTCTTTACATCCAGGCATAATTGATAACAATTTAAAGAACCCACCGTGACATAGGTGTCCAAAACAAAACTGGCAAACTGTTCATTAGCCaaggctagctaacattagccctgGCTGGATAACTAATGATATTAAGCCATACTGGTAAAGATCACCGTGGCTTGTTTGATTTTTGTTAAGTACCTATCTAGCTCATATTGTTATTAACGAGCTAGCTTTGTTAAAGTATTCACATTAAATGACTTAAATTAGTTAACGTTTGCTAACTGTCGTACTGaccaagctagctaacgttagctaaaaaaTATAATCACATACATCTGATAGGTTTATCCTCCTCTTCTTTGGCATCTTTGATTTTCCTTTGATCGCCTCCCAAATAATCTGGCATTGCTAATGTTATTCTGTGTATAAAGTTTTACTAGAAGATTTTGTGCTTCAGCACAACAAGGATTACACAGCAGGTTTGTTACTTCCGCTGTGCACAATTAACCGGAAATGGGGGTCGGACCTTTATTTGACGACCATTGTCATAATGTTCcaagttttttatatatattttatacaatCAATGTATTTTATACAACCAATATCTGTTCAAATGTATGAATATTCTTAACATATTTAAGCGACATACTTAATACTAGTATAACTCGTTTGTGAGAAGATCGTCTCTGAAatttaaaagtattatttagGAACTAAATATAAGGTATCCTATGTGGGATTTCGGAATTATAAGAGTGTAAACCAGGTCTACCCAGTAAGGCACTTGTAAAAGCAGGCCCATGTGGTGTGCTGAAAAACCGGGCGACATACTAGCACTTTAGAAAGCATTTAACTGAATACATTTCACAGCTGAATGTTATAGCACACCTTTCCAATATGCTAATAGAAGCATTAGAAGGGGATGTTACAGTCGTCTACTGTAATGCCATTGCTGGTAAGCATTGAATGAGAGTGAAAATATTGTTGATACTGACACAATTCGCtattatgtagctagctagcaagcaatcaACTATGCTAGTTAACTACCGGTATATCAGAgaacagctaacgttagctagttaacgcaTACTAGTATGAAGTGTTATTTAATTCATATTGTTAATACAAtcattgtagctagctaacgttactgtcTATGAAAATTGTTACGCTAACTAGCTAAATGACTAAGAGGGACATAATTTATGTTGTGTTTCCTGTTGCTGAATCTTAGTTTTGAATGCTGCACAGATTTGTTCATATACTGTAGCCCCACATAGCTAGCTATAACACTTACCATGGCAATGTTTTGTTCATTTGTGGACATTTAgtgatactttaaaaaaaatgaggACAACTCAACTTATTAAAGGATATTTGACAGTCCTAGCTTACACTTACTCAtacaaaatgtatgttttgttaacAAGGGAATTGAAGTTGTTTTGGTAGGTTGCAGAATGTTATTCTCAGAGAGAGAATGCAGCCAGATGGAGGGGATAATGgttgccctcctctccctcagcctcaGTGCAGATCGAGGTGGAACCTGTTGGTCGGTGGTTCGAGGCCTTTCtgaagaggaggaacaggaaTGTATCGGCCTCCTTCCAGGAgcttgaggaagaggaggagctgtCTGAGGAATCTGAGGATGAAGAGCTGCAGCTGGAGGATTTCCCCCAGCTGAGAACACTGGACCCCAAAGACTGGAAGGTAGTCAGGTGTATTCATTTTGCCGATTCTATTGAAAATAATtgaaacatacctgaatttgtccaatcgaaacactcatttgcaactgttggactaataattacaccctagatcagctagatgaaTGCAAgaagtgtgcaaggcggtattaaaTGGGTCACTCTTCATTACTAAAATTTTTCTCTTGACCtgttgtagcaacctcattatGGGTATGGGGGAAATTGTTGTAtcgtgtagtagcctaaacctattgacgttatattgagctgggtgaatgaaatatgaatggcactcatccaatatgctgtaatagaaataaggccatgctcataaaacaaatcgtcctccctcatcttaaacagcaccgACTGCCACTGAGTTAGACGTTATGTCAGTGGGACCTCCCTTCAGAACCATTAGGAACACTGTGTATTGAATTCTACTTTTGGGAGTACGTAGTAAAGGATGTCTTCCTCCTTGGCGTTTCTCTTTTCAGAATCAAGATCACTATGCTGTCCTTGGACTGGCTCATATGAGGTACAAGGCGACACAGAAACAAATCAAAGCTGCCCGTGAGTATTTCCATGTGTGCTGTTGTCTTCTGAACCACATTATATTTGTTGACCATAAGGTTTCTCTGACATTACTTTGAGTTCATTAGAATAGCAGCTTGTTTTACCGCAGTATATTAAGtgtaatgtttttcaacagacaaGGCAATGGTGTTGAAGCATCACCCTGACAAAAGGAAAGCTGCGGGAGAGCTGATTGTAGAAGGAGACGGTGACTACTTCACCTGTATAACTAAAGGTAAGGACATTGAAAAACGTTGTCAGCAATGCCAAAGTCATGGTTTATTCAAATCTTGCAGGGATCACATGCACATCCTAAAAAAAGTAAGTCCCTTTGGATAACTGTCTTTATATAGGTGTTATACCTCACAGTACTCCCTCTGTATACAAATACAATGATTATAGTATGAAATATAGTATTGTTTTACCAGAAGGTTGCTGGCATCAATATCTTAGGTGCCACCTACTACCAATGTTCCCTTGAGCAACAAACTCAACCCCCTAAACTGCTCATTGGGCACTGCAGCTGCCCTCTGCTCCAGccgaatgtgtgtttgtgtgtgtatattgggAGGGATGGTGTTGGATAAAAGCAAAAGCCTGATATCTATCTGGTGGACTAA harbors:
- the LOC116365068 gene encoding uncharacterized protein LOC116365068, with protein sequence MSAVVKLDLELGVTHEVVAGGGSQNHLEVQGNGQVAETHTESDSEETRFLEPLCPVHTLILELDPRQLHRFCGSQSNQVGDQGVCRCGCVCLHRWLQQNSAG
- the LOC116365067 gene encoding 26S proteasome regulatory subunit 7, with amino-acid sequence MPDYLGGDQRKIKDAKEEEDKPIRSLDEGDIALLKTYGQSTYSRQIKQVEDDIQNLLKKINELTGIKESDTGLAPPALWDLAADKQTLQSEQPLQVARCTKIINADSEDPKYIINVKQFAKFVVDLSDQVAPTDIEEGMRVGVDRNKYQIHIPLPPKIDPTVTMMQVEEKPDVTYSDVGGCKEQIEKLREVVETPLLHPERFVNLGIEPPKGVLLFGPPGTGKTLCARAVANRTDACFIRVIGSELVQKYVGEGARMVRELFEMARTKKACLIFFDEIDAIGGARFDDGAGGDNEVQRTMLELINQLDGFDPRGNIKVLMATNRPDTLDPALMRPGRLDRKIEFSLPDLEGRTHIFKIHARSMSVERDIRFELLARLCPNSTGAEIRSVCTEAGMFAIRARRKIATEKDFLEAVNKVIKSYAKFSATPRYMTYN